A region from the Vicia villosa cultivar HV-30 ecotype Madison, WI linkage group LG3, Vvil1.0, whole genome shotgun sequence genome encodes:
- the LOC131661403 gene encoding auxilin-related protein 1, which produces MDEFGVLTERFGLKPQGKSAPMASSKRSTPTPAANSSSRSFGSRSPQNGSGSGSPQYPSFDFDYGVFNGNKTQRSGGFDNGIDEIFGGNGNGNARSNVGKGVTLDDDLMFGGLSQSVSTSSSSQVYVDDIFGGGNEKSVGVDDLLGKIGGLHATGSRSSMNKSHDFDDLMAGFGGGGSVSNNGKASIETKLPPKPTATSHDDPFLVFETLSTSSSGSFLDSLEQMSKNSSKATSGSSSPSPLLRPPPSGNASNSFNNSNISSIDELENFAMGRVQSNANRRANTNTGEIKQNSAAKINKDKESPATKVNQSNGADDLESFFSMGSRSNSVPKSRTTTMDHMFDRQVNNKEKHDGSQRVPSRSPANAKKSSPTTSFDDLSLIFGASPSSEFEEMEGETEERRKARLGRHQRTQERALKAVADMNQRDLQSKREQEERRRIADTVDVQIKRWAAGKEGNMRALLSSLQNVLSADCGWQPVSLTDMITSTSVKKVYRKATLCIHPDKVQQKGANLEQKYTAEKVFDILKEAWTKFNAEELS; this is translated from the exons ATGGACGAATTCGGCGTATTAACCGAACGCTTCGGCTTGAAGCCGCAAGGTAAATCAGCTCCAATGGCTTCCTCCAAACGATCCACACCGACACCCGCCGCCAATTCCTCCTCCCGCTCATTCGGATCCCGTTCGCCACAAAACGGATCCGGATCCGGATCTCCTCAATATCCATCTTTCGATTTTGATTACGGTGTTTTCAACGGTAACAAAACGCAGCGTTCGGGTGGTTTTGACAATGGCATTGACGAGATCTTTGGTGGAAATGGAAACGGAAACGCCAGATCGAATGTCGGCAAGGGTGTTACCCTTGACGATGATCTGATGTTCGGTGGTTTGAGTCAGTCGGTTTCGACTTCTTCGTCGTCgcaggtttatgtggatgatatattCGGTGGAGGGAATGAAAAAAGTGTTGGTGTTGATGATTTGCTTGGTAAGATTGGTGGATTGCATGCGACGGGCAGTAGAAGTTCCATGAATAAATCGCATGATTTTGATGATTTGATGGCGGGGTTTGGTGGTGGTGGCAGCGTTTCCAATAATGG gAAAGCAAGCATTGAGACAAAACTTCCTCCCAAACCAACCGCCACATCTCATGATGATCCATTTTTAGTATTTGAAACTTTAAGCACATCATCTTCAGGATCATTCCTGGACTCATTAGAACAAATGAGTAAGAATAGTTCTAAAGCTACAAGTGGCAGCTCCAGTCCCTCCCCATTATTGAGGCCTCCACCATCAGGGAATGCTTCAAACTCAT TTAACAACTCAAATATATCATCAATAGATGAGCTTGAGAACTTTGCCATGGGCCGGGTGCAGAGTAATGCAAATAGACGGGCAAATACCAACACTGGTGAGATTAAGCAAAACTCAGCGGCTAAGATAAACAAAGATAAAGAATCTCCAGCTACAAAAGTGAATCAATCAAATGGTGCGGATGATCTTGAATCCTTTTTCAGCATGGGGTCTCGATCAAACAGTGTACCAAAGTCAAGGACAACAACTATg GATCATATGTTCGATCGCCAAGTAAACAATAAAGAAAAACATGATGGATCTCAAAGAGTGCCATCACGATCCCCAGCCAATGCAAAGAAATCTTCACCCACAACATCTTTTGATGACTTGTCATTGATATTTGGCG CTTCCCCGTCATCGGAATTTGAGGAAATGGAAGGTGAAACTGAAGAAAGGAGAAAAGCAAGATTGGGACGTCATCAGAGAACACAAGAGCGAGCG CTGAAAGCAGTGGCTGATATGAACCAGCGTGACCTTCAATCTAAGAGGGAGCAAGAAGAGAGACGT CGAATAGCCGACACTGTGGATGTTCAGATAAAGAGGTGGGCTGCAGGGAAAGAAGGCAATATGCGGGCATTGCTGTCATCATTGCAAAAT GTTCTATCGGCAGATTGTGGGTGGCAACCAGTGTCTTTGACAGACATGATCACTTCTACTTCAGTGAAAAAAGTGTATAGAAAAGCCACATTATGTATTCACCCTGATAAAGTCCAACAGAAAGGTGCTAATCTTGAACAAAAATATACCGCAGAGAAGGTTTTTGACATCCTTAAG GAAGCTTGGACTAAGTTTAACGCAGAAGAGCTTTCCTAA